Genomic window (Candidatus Nealsonbacteria bacterium):
ATTTACCCTTTATTAAAAAAATATAAAATTGATCTTCTTTTTTCTCCTTCGCCAGCTGCCCCATTTTTTTATAAAAATAAGATTGTAGTGATTCATGATTGCGCCTATGATAGATTTAAAGAATTTGAAAATTTACTTTCAAAAATTTATTTTAGGGCAATGTTTTATGGGGCGAAATATTTTAGTAGAAAGATAATTACTAGTTCTAACTTTTCTAAAAAAGAATTAGTAGAAATTTATAAAATAAACCCAGAAAAAATAGAAGTTATTTATGGAGGGGTACCGGAGATGCCAGAAGTGAGCGATGAAATTGTTAAAACTACCTTAAATAAATTTAAAATCGATAAGCCATATTTTTTCTATGTTGGCAATTGGCGGCCAAGAAAAAATTTGTCAGGCCTAATTAAAGCTTTTAAGTTATTTAGAGAAAAGGGCCTTGATTATCTTTTAGTAATTGGAGGGAGAAAAGACAAAAGATTTTTGGATTTGGAAAAAGAAATTAAAGGAAATCGATTGGAAGGAAAAGTTATTTTGACTGATACTGTTTCCAGGGAAGAAATATCCAGCCTTTATCAAAAAGCCAAAGCTTTAACTTTTCCTTCTTTTTATGAGGGATTTGGCCTTCCCGTATTAGAAAGTCAAAGTTTAGGGATACCGGTTTTGACTTCAAATACTTCTTCTTTGCCAGAAGTGGCTGGCGATTCGGTTTTGTATGTAGATCCTTATAATTTGGAAGAAATTGCCAGAGGAATGGAGAAAATTGTTTTAGATGAAAAATTGAGAGAGGATTTAATTAAAAAAGGATTTGAAAATATAAAAAGATTTTCCTGGGAAAAGGCGGCAAAAGAAACTTTAAAAGTTTTAAAAGAGGCTTACTTAGTACGCGGATAGAGGCGAGGATGTTAAATTTGACATTAAAAAGATGCTTTGCATCTTTTATTTTTTTAGCCTTGACAAGTTAAATTTTGCGCACTAAAATCAGTGTAGTGAATAAAAAGAGGAATTTTTGTTCATTTTAACACAGAAATATGATAAAAAACATTATTTTACAACATAAATTAGAGCAGGAAAAATTTCTTTCCAAAGAATATATTACCCGAGAAAAACTTAATTTTGCTAAGAAATTTTTGGATAAGGATTTAATAAAGGTAATTACTGGGCCAAGAAGGAGTGGGAAATCTGTATTTTCTATTTTACTTTTAAAGAGGAAGGAGTTTGCTTACTTAAATTTTGACGATGAAAATCTCTTAAAATTTAAAAATTACGATGAAATTGTAAAGACAATTCTTGAGGTTTATCCTAAAAGTAAATATGTTTTATTTGATGAAATTCAAAATTTAGAAAATTGGGAGTTTTTTGTAAATAAGCTCCAAAGAAGAGGATATAACCTGATTTTAACTGGTTCAAATGCAAAACTTTTAAGTAAAGAATTAGGAACAGTTCTAACCGGGAGATACATTCCAATAGAGATTTTTCCTTTTAGTTTTAAGGAGTTTTTAATAACCAAAAACTTTGAAATAAAAAAAGAATATCTTGAAATTCCCGAGACAAAAGGAAAAATTTTTAATTATTTAGACAACTATCTTAAAAATGGTGGTTTTCCGGAAGTTGTTGTTAAAAATTTAGAAGCAAAGGACTATCTGGAGACACTTTTTGATGCTATTTTACTTAAAGATGTAGTCAAGAGATATGGTGTCAGATTTTCTCAAAAAATTTATGATTTGGCTATTTATTTAGTCAGTAATTTTTCTTCCGAATTTAGTTTTACAAAATTAAAAAATATTCTGAATTTTCGGAGTGTAAATACGGTTCAAAATTATTTAAGATATCTTGAAGAGGCTTATTTAGTTTTTTCATTAGATAGATTTTCTTTTAAGACAAAAGAACAAATTAGGTCTCCCAGAAAAATTTATCTTGTTGATAACGGCTTTATTTTAGCAAAATCATTTCAATTTTCTCAAAATATAGGAAAACTAATGGAAAATTTAGTTTTGGTTGAAATTTTAAGAAGGGGATGTGAATTAAATAAAGATATTTTTTATTATAAAACTAGAAATGAAAGGAAAATTGATTTTATTTTAAAAGAAGGATTAAAGATTAAAAAGTTGATTCAAGTTTGTTATGACCCAAATGATTTAGACACACAAAAGAGAGAATTAAAATCTTTAGTTGAGGCAAGCGAGGAGTTAAATTGTAATGATTTATTAATTATCACTTGGGATTATGAAGGAGACAAATGGTTTAAAGGAAAAAAAATTAAATTTATTCCCCTATGGAAATGGCTGATAAGTGATTAATTTTGCTTATATTATGAAATTGATTTATGAAAATTCTTCAAGTAAATAAATTATACTCTCCCTGGATCGGAGGAGTGGAAAAAGCTGTTCAAGACATTGCCGAAGGGTTAAATGGAAAGGATAATTTTGAAATTGAGGTTTTAGTTTGTCAGCCGAGGGGTTGTGGGAAGATTGAAGAAATTAATGGGGTGAAGGTGACTAAAGCCGGAAGTTTGGGAATGTTTTGGGGGATGCCAATTTCTTTTTCTTTTTTAAGTTTATTTAAAAAACTCTCAAAAGAAGCGGATATTATTAATTTCCATCATCCCTTTCCCTTGGGAGATTTGGCAATTTTTTTATTTAAGCCAAAAGCGAAATTAATAGTTCATTATCATTCAGATATTATCAGGCAGAAGGTCTTAGAGATTTTTTTTAAACCGCTGATTTTTAATACCCTAAAAGGGGCAGAGAAAATTTTGATTTCAAACCCAAATTTAATAAAAAGTTCTTCCTATTTGCAAAGCCGACGAAAATGAAATTCAAAAAATAAAAGAAAAATACGGCAAATTTATTTTATTTGTCGGACGGCTCAATTATTATAAAGGTCTCGGATATTTGGTTGAGGCAATGAAAGACGTTGAGGCAAAATTAATAATTACTGGCGAGGGGCCGGAAAAAAAGAACTTAGAATTCAAGATTAAGAATTTAAAATTAGAAGATAAAATTTATTTTTTGTCCCTTCGGCTGGGAAAAGAATTAATAAATTTTTATCATGCTTGCTCGGTTTTTGTTTTGCCGTCTATCTTTAAATCGGAGGCCTTTGGTATTGTCTTAATTGAAGCCATGGCTTGCGGAAAACCAATTGTTTCCACCGAATTGGGGACGGGCACTTCTTTTGTAAATCAGGACGGGGTTACCGGTTTTGTTGTTCCGCCCCAAAATAGCAGGGCTTTGTCTCAAGCCATTCAAAAAATAATTGAAAATAAAAAATTAGCCCAAGAATTCGGCCAAAATAGCATTAAAAGAGTAAAAGAATTATTTTCAAAAGAAAAAAATTTAGAAAAAATTATCTCAATATACGAAAATCTGTTATGAAGATTTTGTTTTCTAAAACTCCCGATTTCAATCGTGGAGAGTGTCAATTTAATCTACCATACTTATCTTCAATTCTTATTATATCATCTTCGCCCAAATATTGACCATTTTGAATTTCAATTATTTCTAAGGGTTTTTTGCCAAAATTTTCTAAACAATGTTTAGCGCCCCTGGGAATATCAATGCTTTGATGGGGTTTTAAAAAAAAGACGGAATCATTTAATTTTACTTTTGCCCTACCCCTCAAAACAGTCCAATGCTCTTTTCTTTTGTTATGAAATTGCAAACTTAATTTTTCCCCCGGTTTAACAACCAATTTTTTTACCTTAAAATTATCTCCTTCTTCAATCAGGGTAAAAAACCCCCAGGGCCGATAGACGGTCGGGTGTTGTAGATATTGAGATAAATTATTATTTTTTATTTTTTCAAAAATATTTTTTAATTGAGAGGTTTTTTCTCTGTCGGCGACTAAAAGGGCGTCTTCGGTATCAACAACAATCAAGTCCTTCAAACCAATGGCGGCAATAATTCTTTTGGGGGCGCCGTAAATTAAACAACTCTGACAATCGGAAGAAAAAACCCTTTCTTTAAAAACATTTTTGGCTGAATTTTTTGCCGAGAGCCGATATAAAGAATTCCAAGAACCAATGTCTTGCCATTTGAAATTAACCGGCCGAACCCGAATTTTTTGGGAATGTTCCAAAACCCCTTTGTCAATAGAGACCGGTTCTAAATTTTGATAAAGCTTGGAAAATTTTTCAAGATTTTGATAAGATGAAACTGCTCGGTAAATTTTTGGTAAGAATTTTTTAAGTTCTTTTAATATTATTTCGGCCTTCCAAAGAAAAATCCCGCTATTTAAAAAGCATTTTTCTTTAATTAATTTTTTAATCGTTTCTAAATCCGGCTTCTCAATAAATTTTTCAACTTCAAAACAACCATCTTTCAGTTTTTTATAATTCGGCTTAATATAGCCAAACTCTTGACTGATTTGACGGGGAGAAGGAATTAAGCCAAAAGTAATTAAAAAATCATTTTTTCCTATTAACAAAGCAGTTTTGACCGCTTCAATAAACTTGGAATCGGGGCTGATAAGATGGTCGCTGGGACAGCTAAGAATGATTGCCGATTTATTCAGATTAAAAATTTTTTGGGAAGCCAGGGCAATAGCCGGAGCCGTATTTTTTTGAGCCGGTTCAATAATTAAATTTTCTTTGACAAATTTTAAATTTCTCAACTGAAAATTTATATCTTCGGCAAAATTTTCAGAGGTAATGATGTAAATTCTTTGAACCGGAATTATTTTTTTTAACCGGAAAAAAGTTTGCTCAATCAGGGTTTTTTGCCCAAATAATTTGAGCAGTTGTTTGGGATAAGAAGCCCGACTCAAGGGCCAAAGCCGAACCCCGGAACCGCCGGCTAAAATCAGACCGTATAATAAGTTTTGGCAACCTCCTTTTCCCATATTATTGTATTTTAGTTTAAAGCTTAAAATTTTTCCAGTTTTCTGTTATTATTAATCAATAATTAAATAATAATGAATTCAATAAGAACAAAAATCGGGCTGCCGGCAGTTTGTCGCGGCATTATTTTAATAGGAACGTTTTTAATTTTATTGACGCCTCTTATTATTAGCCGACCGTTCTTTTTTCCTTTTGTTGTTCCCAAGACCCTTTATTTTTTCGGCTTGATTCAGTTGATTTTTCTTGCCTGGCTAATCTTTTTAATTGTAGGCAAAAAACTTCAGTTCAAACTTAACCCCCTTTTTTTAGCCCTAACTTTATTTATTGGTGTCTTGATTTTAAGTTCAATTTTTGGTTTGAATTTTGAGCAAAGTTTTTGGGGAGAGTATGAAAGAATGGGTGGTCTTTTAACCTGGCTTCATCTCTTTCTTTTTTTTATTGTCATCTTTTCGGTTTTTAGAAGTCAAAATAAATGGTTAGCCATTTTTAGCATTTCAATTTTAGTTGCCACTATTGTCAGTTTGCTCGGTTTATTTTCAACGGTTGGTTATCACCCTATTTCCTTGTTGAGGTTTTCTTTGGCCGGTTCAACTTTGGGTAACAGTTCTTTTTTGGGCACTTATTTATTGTTTAATTCTTTTTTAGCCCTCTATCTATTTTTTATTTCCAAAGAAAATCTTTCTCGGGCTTCTTCTCTTTTCTCGGCTAAGAATTTTAAAATTTATTCGGCAGTTTGTTTTATAATAATTACCTTAGGTTTGATTTTCAGCGGAGCTCAAGCAGCCATTCTTTCTTTTGGAGGAGGATTGATTTTATTTTATTTGCTTTCTCTGCTTTTTTCCCAAAAAAGAAAAATAAAATTGGCTGGAATTTTCCTTTTAATCATTTTTACCGGCTTGATTTTTTCTTTCATTTATTTTTCTTTTGCCCCCGACACCTTTTTGGGAGAAAAAATATATGAGAGGTTTTCAAAATCAAGATTGGTCGTTTGGCAAAGCGCCTGGCAAATGTTTTTGGAACGACCCTGGTTTGGTTGGGGATTGGAGAATTATGAATTAGCCCATTTTAAACATTTTAACCCCCGACTTTTTCTGCCTGAATACGGAGGAGAAACAACTTTTGACAGGGCTCACAATATTGTTTTTGACACATTGGTGGCTAACGGAATTTTCGGACTAATTTTTTATCTGGGAATTTTTTTTAGCGCTTTTTACATTTTGTTTAAAAAATTCCTTGTTCAAAAAATTGACTTTTTTACCTTCCGAATTTTTTTGGTTATTTTAATTTCTTATTTTGTTCAAAACCTGACGGTTTTTGATATGACCTCTAGTTATTTGATGTTTTTTTTGATTTTGGGGTTTATCGCTTCCATTTCCGGGCAACAGAATTTCAAACAAGACCCCAGCCCTTATTGGCAACCAATAGCCGGGGGAAATTTATCTTTTTTTAACAAACTGCTTTGTTTCATCGTTTTACTCGTTTTTTGCCTTTCCTTTTTTAAATTTGTTTTTCAACCATTTTTGGCCTCCCGTTATATTTTTATTGCTCTCAGTTCTCCAATTCCCAAAGAAAGGGTCTTTTTTTATGAAAAAAGTTTACAAGCCACTCCGATGGGAAAACACCAGATTAGAAATGTTTTTGCCGACAGGGCAATGGCTTCCTTTTTTGAGAAAGAAATAGAAAAATTTCCAATAGAGGACTTTAAGTTGGAATTTGATTTTCTCGGCCAGGAATTGGAAAAAAACATTAAAGAAGTTCCCTTGGATTTTTCAACTCATCTTCAATTGGCTCGATTTTACATAATTTACAATCAAGTTGACCCGGCCAAAGAACTGCCAATTCAATCGCTTTTGGAAAAAGCGATTGAATTGAGTCCGAATAATCCCCAAGCATATTGGACTTTGGCTCAAAACCATTTCGTTTTGGGAAATTTTGACAAAGCCCTGTTTTTGGCTGAAAAAGCCGTTCAATTGGAGCCAAGAATCAAGCACTCCCATTTATTAATTATTCAATTAGCCAGATTGATAGGGGATGATCAGTTAGCCGAGAAAAAGTTTGAAGAAGCTGTTAAAATTAATCCCGATTGGCAAAAAGAATTTAAGGAAATTTTAATTGCTCCTCTTCCCGGGCAATAGCAAAGGCAATAATGAAATCTCAAATCTCAAATTTCAAATCCCAAACAAATTCTAAGCCCCAAATCCAAAATTTAAAAAAACTTATGCCAGGAATTCGGGAAAATGTTTTTTTGGCAAAATATACTAGTTTTAGGATTGGCGGGCCGGCGAAATATTTTTTTGAGGCGAAAACGAAAAAAGAAATCATTAAAGCCGTAAAATGGGCAAAAGAAAATAATTTGCCATTTTTTATTTTAGGCGGCGGCAGCAACTTATTGGTTTCTGATGAGGGATATAGTGGTTTAGTTATAAAACTACAAACTACAAACCACAAACTACAAACTAACAAAATTTATACTGATGCTGGCGTACCATTATCTTTATTAATTAGCGAATCGGTGAAGAATAATCTAACCGGTCTGGAGTGGGCGGCGGGAATTCCGGGTCAGGTTGGGGGAGCGATACGGGGGAATGCGGGGGCGTTTGGGAAGTCAATGGCAGATATTATAAAATCAGTGGAAGTATTGATGGTTACTGACCGTAAAATGCAAAATGCAAAATGCAAAATGCAAAATGACAAATTAAAATTCAAAATTAAAAAATTCTCAAATAGAGAATGTAAATTTAGATATAGAGACAGTCTATTTAGAAAATATCCAGACTTGATAATTCTTTCGGCGGAACTTTCTCTTAAAAAAGGAAAAAAAACGGAAATCAAAAAAAAGATTAAAGAATATTTAAACTATCGCAAAGAGACTCAACCATTAAATTTTCCTTCAGCCGGAAGTGTTTTTAAAAATCCGCCAGGATTTTCAGCCGGAAAGCTAATTGAAAAATGCGGTTTGAAAGGAAAAAAAATCAGAGAAGTCAAAATTTCAGAAAAGCATGCTAATTTTATTGTCAATTTGGGCAAAGGAAAAGCAAAAGATGTCAAAGAACTGATAAATCTGGCAAAGAAATCGGTAAAAAAGAAATTCGGAATAGTTTTAGAAGAAGAAATACAATATCTACCATAAAATTTCTAATTTCTAATTTCTAATTTCTAAATTTTGACTTATTAACCCTTGACAAACTTTCTTAAAGTGAAAAAATAAAATAATAATCTTTTTAAAAATGTTTTTTATTTTTCGTCGGACATATTTTATTAAATTTTTAAAATAGCGGTCGACTATTTATTTAAGATTTGTAAAATTTTTTAAAAAATTTTAAAATCATGGCAAAAAAGAAAGCAAAAAAAAAGAAAAAGAAATAAAATAACTCGTCCCACATTTTTAAGGCATCAAAAGAAAAGAGATTGATTTGTAAAATTTTTATCCTAAAAATGTGGGGCTTGTTATTAAAAAAAAGAAACAACCGTTAATCGCTTTTTTACTCTTTGTTTTTTGGTAAGAAATTCTCTTACCAATTCGCTTTACAAAAATTTTAAGGTTTTGTAGGGTAAGCGACTAACCAAAAACATGCAAAAAATAAAAAAGGAAACAAAGAGATCCATTCTCCCGAACGTTAGCAGGGGAGTGAGAAAAAGATTTATCTTCTTCAATCAATGGGTCAAAAAAACAAACAAACAAAAACACATTGGTATTCATTTATTTGCCGAGTTTTGGTTTGGCCGAATTATTGAGAATCCGAAAAAAATTAAAAAAATTTTAATTACAGCGGCAAAGAAATCCGAAAATACTCCCTTAAAAACAATCATCCATAAATTTTCACCCCAGGGAATAACCGGGGTTATTTTATTGCAAGAATCCCACATTGCCTTGCATTCATGGCCGGAAAAAAATTATCTGGCAATTGATATTTTTACTTGCGGCCAGAAAACCCTGCCTGATAAAGCCATTACTTATTTAAAAAAAACGTTTAAGCCAAAAAGAGTAGAAATTCAAAAAATAAAAAGAGGATTATTAAGATGAGAAAGAAATTTCTTTTTGCCTACCCGTCATCGCCTGCGGCTCGGGCCGCTAGCCGGCAGGGCAAAAATTGGTTTTTTGAGGTGTCAACCGAGTCGCCAACCCTTACTTGGGGGGTTTTGATTGAAAAAGAAATTTATTCCGGAAAAAGCAAATATCAGAAAATTGAAATTTTTGATACAAAAGAATTCGGCAGAATTTTGGCTTTGGACGGATTGGTTCAACTCTCAACCAAATACGAATTTGTTTATCATCAAATGCTGACGCACCCTGCTTTTTTATATCATTCAAATTCCCGAGCCGCAGCGAAGGGAGCGAAGAGGACTTCGTCCTCTTCTTTACCTTCACTTTTGCTTCGCAAAAGTTCGGTGCGAGAAGAAGATAAATCTTCTTCGACCTCCAAAAATATATTGATTCTTGGCGGAGGAGACGGAGGTGTCTTACGGGAAGCGGTCAAATATCCGGTCAAAGAAATTTTTTTGGTTGATATGGATAAAAAAGTCATAGATATTTCTAAAAAATATTTATCTTCGGTTTCCGGAGGAGCCTTTCAAGACAAAAGATTGAAAATATTTAATGAGAATGCTTTAAGATTTGTTAAAAACTATAAAAATTATTTTGATATTATTATTAATGATTTGACCGATCCGAACGGCCACTCGCTTGCTCTTTGGCAAGCCAGATTTTACAAAGACATTTTGGGGGCTTTGAAAGAAAATGGAGTGGCCGCTTTTCAAACAGCCCTTCTTAAAGAAAAATTTGCCAAAAGAACAAGAAAAAAACTAAAGCAAATCTTTCCCTTTTTAAAAATTCACAAGGCTTTTGTCGGCTGTTTTCCTTTTAACGAACACACATTTTCTTTCGGTTCAAAAAAAATTGATTTTGACAAAATTAGTTTTAAAAAAATAAAAGAAAGATATAAAAAATTCAATCTTCAAGCGCTCGGATATTATTCTCCGGAAATCCATTTTTCCTCAGCCGCCTTGCCAAAAGATGAAAGGAGCTAAGCTCCTTTTTAGGTTTGAAATAGAAAGGAGCTAAGTAGAAAGGAGCTAAGCTCCTTTTTAGGTTTGTAGGTTTGAAAAATCTTAATTTTTGATATAGAATATAAAATATGTCAATAATTGCGAAAATTTTTGGAGACGCCAACGAGAAATATCTGAAACAACTTCAGCCGATAGTTGATAAAATAAATGAACTCGAAAGTAAATTCGGGGCTTTTTCTAACGAACAGCTAAAAGTCAAAACCCAACAACTAAAAAATAACTTAAATGTAACGAGGCAAGGCCTCGTTACATTAGATGAGGTGTTGCCGGAGGCCTTTGCTTTGGTTCGGGAAGCGACTAAAAGAACTTTAAAGCAAAGGCATTTTGATGTCCAGCTAATTGGCGGAATTGTTTTACATCAAGGAAAAATTGCCGAGATGAAAACCGGTGAAGGAAAGACCCTGGCAGCCACTCTGCCCCTCTATTTAAATGCTCTGGAAGGAAAAGGATGCCATTTGGTGACGGTTAATGATTATTTGGCAAAAAGAGATACGGTTTGGATGGGGCAGATATATCACTTATTGGGATTGTCGGTAGGTTGTATCGTCCATGATAATGCTTATCTTTATGACCCTACTTATCAAACAGAAACCCAAAACTCAAAAACCGAGCCCGGCGACAACGGGGCGAGGGGGGAGAAGAGAACAAAGTTCTCTGCGACCATCAAAACGCAAAACTACAACTCAAAACTTAAAACTGACGAAAAGGACAAAGAACGCGACTTGGTTGGAGGATTTAAGGTTGTTGAAAGTTATTTGAGACCTTGTTCCAGAAAAGAGGCCTATGCGGCTGACATTACTTACGGCACCAATAATGAATTCGGTTTTGATTATTTGAGAGATAACATGGCTTACCCCGTTAGAAATGAAATTTCTAACGGGGCTTATGATTTGCCAGTTGTTCAAAGGGGGTACAACTTCGCAATAATTGACGAAGTTGATTCCATTTTAATTGATGAAGCCAGAACACCGTTGATAATTTCCGCTCCTGATATGGAAAGTTCAAAATGGTACCAAGAATTTTCCAAAATTATTCCTAAATTAAATTTTAAAGAAGATTACGAAATTGATGAAAAAATGAAAGTGGCCACCCTGACCGAGAACGGAATAAATAAAATTGAAAAAATTCTGGGATTAGAAAATATTTATGAGAAAAAAGGAATGAGGTATTTGCATCATTTAGAACAATCCCTGCGAGCTGAAGCCCTTTTTAAAAAAGACAAAGATTATGTTATTAAAGAGGGTCAGGTGATTATTGTTGATGAATTTACCGGTCGTCTTATGCCCGGTCGTCGCTGGTCCAGCGGCCTTCATCAGGCAATTGAAGCCAAAGAAGGGGTTAAAGTTCAGCCGGAATCTTTAACTCTGGCTTCCATTACTTTTCAAAATTATTTCAGAATGTATAAAAAATTGGCCGGAATGACTGGCACAGCCCTAACTTCGGCTGAAGAATTTGACAAGGTTTACGGTTTGGAGGTAATTTGCGTTCCGACCAACAAACCAATGATTCGTCAAGGTTTGCCGGATGTTGTTTTTAAGACCGAAAAAGGAAAATTTATGGCTATTGTCAAAGAAATCAAACAAAGGCATGAAAAAGGACAGCCGGTTTTGGTTGGCACCACTTCCATTGAAAAAAACGAATATTTGGGAAAATTATTGGAAAGAGAAGGCATTTCTCACCAGATTTTAAATGCCAAACACCACGAGAAAGAAGCTCAGATTATCGCCCAAACCGGGAAATTAAAAGCAATAACCATAGCCACTAATATGGCCGGTCGGGGAGTGGATATAATTTTGGGCGGCAACCCGGTTGACCAACAAGAGGCAGAGAAAGTCAAAAAATTGGCCGGATTGCACATCATTGGCACGGAAAGGCACGAAGCCAGAAGAATTGACAATCAGCTGCGGGGAAGGTCTGGTCGTCAAGGAGACCCTGGCTCTTCCCAATTTTTTCTTTCTTTAGAAGACGATTTAATGCGGATTTTCGGCGGAGAGAGAATAAAAAATTTAATGGAAATCTTAAAACTTCCGGAAGACCAGCCGATTGAAGCTAAATTGATTTCCAAAGCAATTGAGGAAGCCCAGTCAAAAATTGAAGGATTAAATTTTGATTTAAGAAAACATATTCTGGAATACGATGATGTTATGAACAAACACAGGGAAGTTCTTTATAGGAAAAGAAGAGAGTTTTTGGAAATTGAAAATTGGAAATTGAAAATTGAAAATTGGTTGAAAACTCCAGAGGAAAAGAAAACTTTAGGGGAAAAAATAAAAGAATTAGGGGAAAACTTTAAGGCCGTTGCCCGATTTATCAGTTTAAAAACATTAGATACTCTTTGGTTGGAACATTTGGAAAATATGGAACGTTTAAGGGACTCGGTAAAATTAAGAGCTTACGGTCAACGGGATCCTTTGGTGGAATATAAATCAGAGAGTCGGAAAATGTTTCAGGGGTTGTTGGACCAAATGGAATCAACAATCGCTCAGACAATTTTACAAGTTAGTTTAACCAAAGAACCAAAAGCTTTTGTTCCTCATCAACAATATCAAAGAACAGGTCAAACTTGGCAAAGCGGAGTAAAAGCCGGCCGCAATGACCCTTGCCCTTGTGGTAAAAAAAATCCGGCTACCGGCAAACCAATAAAATACAAAAAATGTTGCTGGCCGAAATACGGCTAAAACCTCAATGTAACGAAGCAAGGCCTCGTTACATTGAAGCCTCGTTACATTGAAGTCAAATGTAACGAAGCAAGGCCTCGTTACATTAATTAGACGGTTTTAATTGGATTTTGATTGTGTTATAATAAAAAAGATATGTCAAAAAACAAAGTTTATTTTTACTTAGTCGTTATTTTTATTTTGGCTTTTGGGGCTGGAAATTTGGTTTATCCCGGATATTTTAATCGGTTAGCCGATTATATTAATCTGCCCCGCTTTCCGGAAATTCCTTTCAAATTGGGTCTGGATTTACAGGGCGGGGCCCACTTGGTTTATCAGGCCGATTTAACCGGGATTAGCCAGGAAGACCGGGCTTCAGCCATGGAGGGTTTGCGGGATGTAATTGAAAGAAGAGTTGATATTTTCGGAGTTAGAGAGCCGGTAATTCAGGTTCAGGGCGAAAGATTGATTATTGAGTTAGCCGGAGTAATGGATGTT
Coding sequences:
- the speD gene encoding adenosylmethionine decarboxylase, coding for MQKIKKETKRSILPNVSRGVRKRFIFFNQWVKKTNKQKHIGIHLFAEFWFGRIIENPKKIKKILITAAKKSENTPLKTIIHKFSPQGITGVILLQESHIALHSWPEKNYLAIDIFTCGQKTLPDKAITYLKKTFKPKRVEIQKIKRGLLR
- the secA gene encoding preprotein translocase subunit SecA encodes the protein MSIIAKIFGDANEKYLKQLQPIVDKINELESKFGAFSNEQLKVKTQQLKNNLNVTRQGLVTLDEVLPEAFALVREATKRTLKQRHFDVQLIGGIVLHQGKIAEMKTGEGKTLAATLPLYLNALEGKGCHLVTVNDYLAKRDTVWMGQIYHLLGLSVGCIVHDNAYLYDPTYQTETQNSKTEPGDNGARGEKRTKFSATIKTQNYNSKLKTDEKDKERDLVGGFKVVESYLRPCSRKEAYAADITYGTNNEFGFDYLRDNMAYPVRNEISNGAYDLPVVQRGYNFAIIDEVDSILIDEARTPLIISAPDMESSKWYQEFSKIIPKLNFKEDYEIDEKMKVATLTENGINKIEKILGLENIYEKKGMRYLHHLEQSLRAEALFKKDKDYVIKEGQVIIVDEFTGRLMPGRRWSSGLHQAIEAKEGVKVQPESLTLASITFQNYFRMYKKLAGMTGTALTSAEEFDKVYGLEVICVPTNKPMIRQGLPDVVFKTEKGKFMAIVKEIKQRHEKGQPVLVGTTSIEKNEYLGKLLEREGISHQILNAKHHEKEAQIIAQTGKLKAITIATNMAGRGVDIILGGNPVDQQEAEKVKKLAGLHIIGTERHEARRIDNQLRGRSGRQGDPGSSQFFLSLEDDLMRIFGGERIKNLMEILKLPEDQPIEAKLISKAIEEAQSKIEGLNFDLRKHILEYDDVMNKHREVLYRKRREFLEIENWKLKIENWLKTPEEKKTLGEKIKELGENFKAVARFISLKTLDTLWLEHLENMERLRDSVKLRAYGQRDPLVEYKSESRKMFQGLLDQMESTIAQTILQVSLTKEPKAFVPHQQYQRTGQTWQSGVKAGRNDPCPCGKKNPATGKPIKYKKCCWPKYG